The Desulfovibrio fairfieldensis sequence CGCCGACTGTCGGAAAAGCGCAGACGTTGGCGCAGCAGGAGCATATCCGCAGTTTTTGCGCCGGATTGCGCCTGGGCCGGGGCGACTTCAACCATCAACTGGAAGGGAATATCCGCGTGGGGGCGCAGGGCCATGATTTTGCGGACAAAGGCCAGACCGCTGCCGAAACGCAGATCGTAAAACAGGAGATTTTGCGCGTCCTGAACGCCGGAGGGCGCCTTTGGGGCATCCTCGGGGCGCAGCGGCGTCATGACCGGCAGAAGCGTGAACTGAAAAAATGTCTCGCACGTCACGGACTGGCGCGAAAGTTCCGCTGTCAGCCTTGCGGGCGCGGCCTGATGCGTGGTTTCGGGCGCGCGCGGTCGGCCCAGGGCGTTGAGGCTCTGCTCATGCACCAGCATGCCGTCCGGCCCCTGTTCCTCAAACAATACCCGCCAGAAAAAGGGCGAAAAGGCGTCGGGCAGAATGGTCAGATGGCTGACCTGGCGGTTTTCGGCCCGCAGTCGGGCTTCCGCCTGGGCCGCGTGCCAGGCGTTGAGCCCCACGCCCGTCGCCGGATAGACGAAAACCCAGGCCAGGGCCAGGAGCATGAGGCCGCGTTTGCGCCGCCAGCGCCACACGGCCCAGAGCAGGGGCAGGGTGAGCAGCAGGTCAATGATGAAAACGCCGTTGAGCCGCACCCGCTCGTGCG is a genomic window containing:
- a CDS encoding metal-dependent hydrolase — translated: MDPITHAASGAVAMLALPRRPLTRWAVPLAALAAASPDLDLVFVSTPLQFLLLHRGITHSLAAMPILGLLLALCCYPLWRSTTPGRWNFGKVWLLTCAMVLLHIWLDVVTTYGTMIFLPFSHERVRLNGVFIIDLLLTLPLLWAVWRWRRKRGLMLLALAWVFVYPATGVGLNAWHAAQAEARLRAENRQVSHLTILPDAFSPFFWRVLFEEQGPDGMLVHEQSLNALGRPRAPETTHQAAPARLTAELSRQSVTCETFFQFTLLPVMTPLRPEDAPKAPSGVQDAQNLLFYDLRFGSGLAFVRKIMALRPHADIPFQLMVEVAPAQAQSGAKTADMLLLRQRLRFSDSRRDSHWQLPRVPRPPSLAEWLVGLR